From Pseudomonas vanderleydeniana, the proteins below share one genomic window:
- a CDS encoding class I SAM-dependent rRNA methyltransferase, with protein sequence MSLPSLRLKANADRRLRAGHLWVYSNEIDVAATPLHGFKAGDQAILEAAGGKALGIVAMSPNNLICARLLSRDARLPLDKSLLVHRLNVALSLRERLFDKPFYRLVYGDSDLLPGLVVDRFGDILVVQLASATMEQHKADVIAALVQVLKPTGILFKNDSAARDAEGLERYVETVFGLVPEWVALEENGVKFEAPVMEGQKTGWFYDHRMNRARLAPYVKGKRVLDLFSYIGGWGVQAAAFGASEVFCVDASGFALDGVERNAALNGFPEKLTCVEGDVFEALKELKSAEERFDVIVADPPAFIKRKKDLKNGEGAYRRLNEQAMRLLSKDGILVSASCSMHLPEDDLQNILLTSARHLDRNIQLLERGGQGPDHPVHPAIPETRYIKSITCRLLPNS encoded by the coding sequence ATGTCCCTGCCCAGCCTGCGCCTCAAAGCCAATGCCGACCGCCGCCTGCGCGCCGGCCACCTGTGGGTCTACAGCAACGAAATCGACGTGGCCGCAACCCCACTGCACGGCTTCAAGGCCGGTGACCAGGCCATCCTCGAAGCCGCTGGCGGCAAGGCCCTGGGCATTGTCGCCATGAGCCCGAACAACCTGATCTGCGCCCGCCTGCTGTCGCGCGACGCCCGCCTGCCGCTGGACAAGTCGCTGCTGGTGCACCGCCTCAACGTCGCCCTGTCGCTGCGTGAGCGGCTGTTCGACAAGCCTTTCTATCGCCTGGTGTACGGCGATTCCGACCTGCTGCCAGGCCTGGTGGTCGACCGCTTCGGCGACATCCTGGTGGTCCAGCTCGCCTCGGCGACCATGGAACAGCACAAGGCCGACGTGATTGCGGCACTGGTCCAGGTGCTCAAGCCCACCGGCATCCTGTTCAAGAACGACTCGGCGGCGCGCGATGCCGAAGGCCTTGAGCGGTATGTCGAGACCGTGTTCGGCCTGGTACCGGAGTGGGTCGCACTGGAAGAGAACGGCGTGAAGTTCGAGGCGCCGGTGATGGAAGGCCAGAAGACCGGCTGGTTCTACGATCACCGCATGAACCGTGCGCGCCTGGCGCCGTACGTCAAGGGCAAGCGGGTACTCGACCTGTTCAGCTACATCGGCGGCTGGGGCGTGCAGGCAGCGGCCTTCGGCGCCAGCGAAGTGTTCTGTGTCGACGCCTCGGGCTTCGCCCTCGACGGCGTCGAGCGCAACGCTGCGCTGAACGGTTTCCCCGAGAAACTGACCTGCGTCGAAGGCGACGTGTTCGAAGCCCTGAAGGAACTGAAATCCGCCGAGGAGCGCTTCGACGTGATCGTCGCCGACCCGCCGGCGTTCATCAAGCGCAAGAAGGACCTGAAGAACGGCGAAGGCGCCTACCGCCGCCTGAACGAACAGGCCATGCGCCTGCTGAGCAAGGACGGCATCCTGGTCAGCGCCTCCTGCTCGATGCACCTGCCGGAAGACGACCTGCAGAACATCCTGCTGACCAGCGCCCGCCACCTGGACCGCAACATCCAGCTGCTCGAGCGCGG